One window of the Candidatus Goldiibacteriota bacterium HGW-Goldbacteria-1 genome contains the following:
- the trxB gene encoding thioredoxin-disulfide reductase, translating to MDTGISINLSNSQGGSVSNKADVIIIGGGPAGLTAAIYNCRAGLKVMMIEKLAVGGQIFLTAEIENYPGFENVSGPELIQKMEKQADNFGLVKVFDEVLKIESESGGIKKVHCASGTVYEAKAIIVATGARYRDIGVPGEAEFRGRGVSNCATCDGAFYRNLEVAVIGGGDTAVEEGIYLTKFASKVHIIHRRDRLRAAKIIQDRAFANPKISFILDSAVTSIFGAKGVDGVKIKNLKTGTETDLKVSGVFVFIGLIPGTEFMKGTLEMDSQGYIKTDTDMKTSVDGIFACGDCIEKKLRQAVTAAGDGAIAAYSAEHYIEKIEGTEYV from the coding sequence ATGGATACGGGTATATCAATTAATCTTTCAAATTCACAGGGTGGAAGCGTGTCAAATAAAGCGGATGTAATTATTATAGGCGGCGGGCCTGCGGGCCTTACAGCTGCCATTTATAATTGCAGGGCGGGCTTAAAAGTAATGATGATTGAAAAACTTGCCGTGGGAGGGCAGATATTTTTAACCGCTGAAATTGAAAATTATCCGGGATTTGAAAATGTTTCAGGGCCGGAGCTTATACAAAAAATGGAAAAGCAGGCTGATAACTTTGGCCTGGTTAAAGTATTTGATGAGGTGTTAAAAATTGAAAGTGAAAGCGGCGGAATTAAAAAAGTTCATTGTGCGTCCGGGACAGTATATGAAGCAAAAGCAATAATAGTGGCCACCGGCGCCAGATATAGGGACATAGGGGTGCCGGGGGAAGCTGAATTCAGGGGCAGGGGAGTTTCAAACTGCGCGACATGCGACGGAGCATTTTACCGGAATCTGGAAGTGGCGGTGATAGGCGGGGGAGATACCGCGGTAGAAGAGGGTATTTATCTTACAAAATTTGCGTCCAAAGTGCATATTATACACAGGCGTGACAGGCTAAGGGCCGCTAAAATAATACAGGACAGGGCTTTTGCAAATCCTAAAATAAGTTTTATTCTTGATTCGGCTGTAACCTCTATTTTTGGGGCAAAAGGTGTTGATGGCGTTAAAATTAAAAATCTTAAAACCGGTACGGAAACTGATTTAAAAGTGTCAGGGGTTTTTGTATTTATAGGGCTGATACCCGGGACGGAATTCATGAAAGGGACACTGGAAATGGATTCACAGGGATATATAAAAACAGACACGGACATGAAAACAAGCGTTGACGGTATTTTTGCCTGCGGCGACTGTATTGAAAAAAAGTTAAGGCAGGCAGTAACCGCGGCGGGCGACGGAGCCATAGCAGCCTATTCCGCGGAGCATTATATTGAAAAGATAGAGGGAACGGAATACGTTTAA